From uncultured Desulfobacter sp., the proteins below share one genomic window:
- a CDS encoding DUF6485 family protein, translating to MECKQDKNLKQCNCSYEPCSRKGICCECIRYHVRMRQLPACVFPNDAEQTYDRSYEHFARLIGEGKV from the coding sequence ATGGAATGCAAACAAGATAAAAATCTTAAACAGTGCAACTGCAGCTATGAACCTTGCTCAAGAAAAGGTATATGCTGCGAATGTATCAGGTATCATGTCAGGATGCGCCAACTGCCAGCCTGCGTATTTCCTAACGATGCGGAGCAGACCTATGACCGCAGTTATGAGCATTTTGCCCGTCTGATCGGCGAGGGCAAGGTTTAG
- a CDS encoding HDIG domain-containing metalloprotein codes for MSSQIPTRDAALALLKRYNKSESLIKHAFAVEGVMRYMAEKHGADKETWGVVGLIHDLDYEQFPDQHCKKTEEILKKNDWPADLIRAVVSHGWGICTDVKPESTMEKVLFAVDELTGLVATSALVRPSKSVMDIKTKSVKKKWKDKRFAMGVDRSIIQKGAEMLGVELGELITDTIMGMREVAVEIGLKGDV; via the coding sequence ATGAGCAGCCAGATACCGACACGTGACGCGGCCTTGGCACTTCTAAAGCGTTACAACAAAAGTGAGAGCCTTATCAAGCATGCATTTGCCGTTGAAGGCGTAATGCGTTACATGGCCGAAAAACATGGGGCGGATAAAGAGACATGGGGCGTTGTGGGCTTGATCCACGACCTTGATTATGAGCAGTTTCCAGATCAGCACTGCAAAAAAACCGAAGAAATCTTAAAAAAAAACGATTGGCCGGCAGATTTAATCCGTGCCGTGGTCAGCCATGGATGGGGTATTTGTACGGATGTTAAACCTGAAAGCACCATGGAAAAAGTCCTCTTTGCCGTTGACGAACTTACAGGGCTGGTGGCAACTTCGGCGCTGGTGAGACCGTCAAAGAGTGTCATGGACATAAAAACTAAATCGGTCAAAAAGAAATGGAAAGACAAAAGATTTGCAATGGGCGTTGATCGATCAATCATTCAAAAAGGCGCCGAGATGTTGGGTGTTGAATTAGGCGAATTGATTACGGATACGATCATGGGAATGCGCGAGGTCGCTGTCGAAATCGGGTTGAAAGGAGACGTGTAA
- a CDS encoding PilZ domain-containing protein, translating into MTQLKIIFALIIFLISIFICVQFLKLYRRFKRASDNSTAKNIYIVKCNDNVVDEDFCLEGQTSFEAPVPRPGASSQGQERRRCPRTEFQGFVDFINKGSLYKEQALDLSYSGIFIKSKTPEKYKKNDSIVVTFQTDESGPQRRNGRIVRISHTGIGVKFVF; encoded by the coding sequence ATGACCCAATTGAAAATTATATTCGCCCTCATAATTTTTTTGATTTCGATTTTTATATGCGTTCAGTTCCTTAAACTTTACAGACGGTTTAAGCGGGCTTCGGACAATTCCACTGCAAAAAATATTTATATTGTGAAATGCAACGACAATGTGGTGGACGAAGACTTCTGCCTTGAAGGCCAGACATCCTTCGAAGCACCCGTTCCTCGGCCGGGAGCTTCTTCGCAAGGACAAGAGCGCCGCAGGTGCCCAAGAACGGAATTTCAGGGTTTTGTGGATTTTATCAATAAAGGCTCCCTGTATAAAGAACAGGCCCTGGATCTGAGTTATTCCGGCATTTTCATCAAGTCCAAGACGCCGGAAAAGTACAAAAAAAACGATTCTATTGTCGTGACCTTTCAAACTGACGAATCAGGTCCCCAGCGTCGAAACGGCCGGATCGTTCGAATCAGTCACACAGGGATAGGCGTTAAGTTTGTCTTCTAA
- a CDS encoding thioredoxin family protein: protein MRKENILVMVLVVLILGGIYFYKRPGLNVESKTDQASLGPNAAENQTAQRPSAAASMSIFWNDYTPGMALAGKEDKNIFLYFHAAWCGYCTKLKKETFTDDRIKTYLNDHFVSIAVDTDKREKLSRQWGVRGLPTLWFLEPDGTKINSLPGFVNADQLLSILQYIHTQSYKTMNYQEYVQQKKL, encoded by the coding sequence ATGAGAAAAGAAAATATATTGGTAATGGTACTGGTGGTGCTAATCCTAGGTGGTATATATTTTTACAAAAGGCCTGGATTAAATGTCGAGTCCAAGACAGACCAGGCAAGCCTTGGACCCAATGCTGCTGAAAATCAAACCGCACAACGTCCATCTGCAGCCGCGTCCATGAGTATTTTCTGGAATGATTACACACCGGGCATGGCTTTGGCCGGAAAAGAGGATAAAAACATTTTTCTTTATTTCCATGCGGCCTGGTGTGGATACTGTACTAAGTTAAAAAAGGAAACCTTCACGGATGATCGGATTAAGACCTATTTGAATGATCATTTTGTCAGCATTGCCGTGGATACGGACAAGCGTGAAAAATTGTCCCGGCAATGGGGAGTTCGAGGATTGCCTACCCTCTGGTTCCTGGAACCGGACGGAACCAAGATCAATAGTCTGCCCGGTTTTGTCAATGCGGATCAGTTGCTTTCAATTTTGCAGTATATCCACACCCAAAGTTACAAAACCATGAATTATCAGGAATATGTTCAACAAAAAAAATTGTGA
- the mtnP gene encoding S-methyl-5'-thioadenosine phosphorylase, giving the protein MIRVGIVGGSGLDDPDILEDCKKLEVDTPYGAPSSDIMSGMINDTRVFILARHGRKHQYSPTQVNNRANIYALKQAGATHIIATTACGSLREEIDRGHFVILDQFIDFTRFRKNTFADSFEHGAVHTAMAHPFDDFLRNVLYKSAKDIGLNVHDKGCVVTIEGPRFSTVAESKMFRLWGADVINMSTAPEAMLANEAGLPYAAVAMATDYDCWKQDEAPVTWDDILSVFNKNADNVKQLFINAVSQIAAMD; this is encoded by the coding sequence ATGATACGGGTAGGTATTGTTGGGGGATCAGGATTGGATGATCCTGATATTCTGGAAGATTGTAAAAAACTTGAGGTCGACACCCCCTATGGTGCGCCTTCATCAGATATCATGTCCGGTATGATCAATGATACCCGGGTATTTATTCTGGCAAGACACGGTCGCAAGCACCAGTACAGCCCCACCCAGGTGAACAACCGGGCAAATATATATGCCTTGAAACAGGCAGGAGCGACACATATAATTGCCACAACCGCCTGCGGCAGCCTGAGAGAGGAAATCGACCGGGGCCATTTTGTGATCCTGGATCAGTTCATTGATTTTACCCGGTTTCGTAAAAATACCTTTGCCGACTCTTTTGAACACGGAGCGGTTCATACGGCCATGGCCCACCCGTTTGATGACTTCCTGCGTAATGTGCTGTACAAATCTGCCAAGGATATAGGATTGAATGTCCATGACAAAGGGTGTGTGGTAACCATTGAAGGTCCTAGATTTTCAACGGTGGCCGAATCCAAAATGTTCAGGTTGTGGGGCGCGGATGTTATCAATATGTCAACAGCCCCTGAGGCTATGCTGGCCAATGAGGCGGGTCTCCCTTATGCCGCCGTGGCCATGGCCACCGATTATGACTGTTGGAAACAGGATGAAGCCCCGGTCACTTGGGATGATATTTTATCGGTATTTAACAAAAATGCCGACAATGTCAAACAATTGTTCATCAATGCTGTTTCTCAGATAGCGGCCATGGATTGA
- a CDS encoding adenine phosphoribosyltransferase has translation MDLKQNIRSIPDWPIEGVVFRDLTTLMQDPKAFRYSCDIFYDRYKDKNLDKMVGIDARGFVFGAVVAYRLGIGFVPVRKKGKLPHETIEQSYSLEYGEGTLEMHKDAVSPGEKVVIVDDLIATGGTVGATVKLVKQLGADLLECAFVVELPDLKGRAQIPGCPVFSITEFEGE, from the coding sequence ATGGATTTAAAGCAGAACATCAGAAGCATACCGGATTGGCCCATCGAAGGCGTTGTTTTCAGGGATTTGACCACATTGATGCAGGATCCCAAAGCATTTAGATACTCTTGTGATATTTTCTACGACCGTTATAAAGACAAGAATCTTGACAAGATGGTCGGCATTGATGCCAGAGGTTTTGTGTTTGGTGCCGTGGTGGCCTATCGCCTTGGTATCGGTTTTGTCCCGGTACGCAAGAAAGGAAAATTGCCCCACGAGACCATTGAACAAAGCTACAGCCTTGAATATGGTGAAGGCACCCTTGAGATGCACAAAGATGCCGTTTCCCCAGGCGAAAAAGTGGTCATTGTGGATGATCTCATTGCCACCGGAGGCACGGTGGGTGCTACGGTAAAACTTGTAAAGCAGCTGGGGGCTGATCTGCTCGAATGTGCCTTTGTTGTGGAACTGCCTGATCTTAAGGGCCGGGCTCAGATTCCCGGCTGCCCTGTGTTTAGTATCACAGAATTTGAAGGAGAATAA
- a CDS encoding YccF family protein, translated as MTFLLNLLWFVIGGGWAAGLLWILTGCILMLTVIGIPFGWAAFRIAGFAAFPYGKTLVDARAVGEEVITGTTMANILWIIFAGIWLAISHISAGICLCMTIIGIPFGFAHFRLAAVCFAPLGRRTVLI; from the coding sequence ATGACCTTTTTGTTAAATTTGCTCTGGTTTGTAATCGGAGGGGGATGGGCTGCAGGCCTTTTATGGATTCTTACCGGCTGTATTCTGATGCTCACGGTCATAGGCATTCCCTTTGGCTGGGCTGCATTTAGAATTGCCGGCTTTGCCGCATTTCCCTATGGCAAAACGCTTGTGGATGCCAGGGCTGTGGGTGAGGAAGTGATAACCGGCACGACTATGGCCAATATTTTGTGGATTATCTTTGCGGGTATATGGCTGGCCATCTCACACATCTCAGCCGGCATTTGTCTTTGTATGACCATTATCGGCATCCCCTTCGGGTTCGCCCATTTCCGGCTGGCCGCCGTATGTTTTGCTCCTTTGGGGAGACGTACAGTATTAATTTAG
- a CDS encoding DUF3617 family protein has protein sequence MDFKPGKYEITSKMEMQGMSMPAQTVIQCLTQEKPIPDKSSGNQGCEIVDMQENGNKLTWTMECMQEGQKVTSTGEMIYSEDSFAGGMTMETGPQAGNMTIKTQITGKRLGSCD, from the coding sequence ATGGATTTTAAACCGGGAAAATACGAAATTACATCAAAAATGGAAATGCAGGGGATGTCCATGCCCGCGCAGACTGTTATCCAGTGCCTTACACAGGAAAAGCCGATACCGGATAAATCATCGGGAAATCAGGGTTGTGAAATAGTAGATATGCAAGAAAATGGGAACAAACTGACCTGGACCATGGAGTGCATGCAAGAAGGCCAGAAAGTCACATCAACTGGTGAAATGATCTATTCTGAAGATTCTTTTGCGGGTGGAATGACAATGGAAACGGGACCACAAGCGGGAAATATGACCATCAAAACTCAAATCACCGGCAAAAGACTCGGCTCTTGTGATTAA
- a CDS encoding EAL domain-containing protein, with translation MDKIRHSLRANVKLMKSEITRYALFGTIIAFAALILATALNAYLQSGGITIQAMIEAQKTNVTLWFMDAMPFIFAFWGQYTSTIMAYEASSMVMEQTANLRDRTVELEHKAVHEATHDALTGLPNRALLYDRLNHAIQIASRRKTGLVMMVLNLDGFKQINDTLGHYSGDQLLCQVVSRLEIMIRKSDTLARIGGDEFAILLDMSTHREMVLNIVKKLQKIFMEPFSIDGLDIEVMSSIGISSFPDHGMDADTIMQRASLALVNAKQSTQKFALYDKEMDKSSPKRITMMGELRNAIDAGELMVYYQPKINLDQTRVSNLEALVRWQHPQHGFLPPDEFIPLAERTGLIRPLTNWVLNTALKQGEQWRKKGLKMGVAVNLSPASFLDTELPNVIVGMLSLYDLPAKYITLEVTEGSMIKDPDLALNILSKLAALGIKVSIDDFGTGYSSLAYLKKLPAKELKIDKSFVLDMLESDSDAVIVKSIIDLGHNLSMKVVAEGVENKETAVKLKTLGCDILQGFYFAKPMNHDDLIQWLDENSSSASQLL, from the coding sequence ATGGATAAAATACGCCACTCTCTTCGCGCCAACGTCAAACTTATGAAGTCCGAGATTACCCGCTATGCGTTGTTCGGCACCATCATCGCCTTTGCTGCGCTTATTCTGGCCACAGCACTTAATGCCTATCTTCAGTCAGGAGGGATTACCATCCAGGCAATGATTGAGGCACAGAAAACCAATGTCACCCTTTGGTTCATGGATGCCATGCCCTTTATCTTTGCCTTTTGGGGCCAGTATACCAGCACGATCATGGCCTATGAAGCAAGCTCCATGGTCATGGAACAGACCGCGAATCTGCGGGATCGCACCGTTGAACTTGAGCACAAAGCGGTACACGAAGCCACCCACGATGCCCTCACAGGTCTGCCTAACCGTGCACTGCTTTACGACAGGCTGAACCATGCCATCCAGATCGCATCCAGGCGAAAAACCGGTTTGGTGATGATGGTTTTGAATCTTGACGGATTTAAGCAGATTAATGACACGCTAGGCCATTACAGTGGGGACCAGCTTCTATGTCAGGTGGTTTCCCGGCTCGAAATCATGATAAGAAAATCCGATACCCTTGCGAGGATTGGTGGTGATGAGTTTGCCATCCTTCTGGATATGAGCACCCACAGGGAAATGGTGCTCAATATTGTAAAAAAGCTGCAGAAAATATTTATGGAACCCTTTTCCATAGATGGGCTTGACATTGAGGTCATGTCCAGTATCGGTATCTCCTCTTTCCCGGATCACGGCATGGACGCAGACACCATTATGCAGCGGGCAAGCCTGGCCCTGGTTAATGCCAAGCAGAGCACCCAGAAATTTGCCCTGTACGATAAAGAGATGGATAAGAGCAGCCCAAAACGCATCACCATGATGGGGGAATTGCGAAACGCCATTGATGCCGGCGAACTGATGGTCTATTACCAGCCAAAAATCAATCTGGATCAGACCCGGGTCAGCAATCTTGAAGCCCTGGTCCGCTGGCAGCACCCCCAGCATGGATTCCTTCCACCTGACGAGTTCATTCCCTTGGCCGAGCGGACCGGTCTGATAAGGCCTTTGACCAACTGGGTATTAAATACGGCTCTTAAACAAGGGGAACAATGGCGTAAAAAAGGATTAAAGATGGGGGTGGCCGTTAATTTAAGCCCTGCTTCTTTTCTGGATACGGAACTGCCCAACGTCATCGTGGGCATGCTCTCTCTTTATGACCTTCCGGCCAAGTACATTACCCTTGAGGTTACTGAAGGGTCGATGATCAAAGACCCGGATCTGGCCCTGAACATTCTCAGTAAACTGGCAGCGCTGGGCATTAAGGTTTCCATTGATGATTTCGGTACGGGGTATTCGTCTCTGGCTTATTTGAAAAAACTGCCGGCAAAGGAATTGAAAATAGATAAATCATTTGTTCTGGACATGCTGGAAAGTGACAGTGACGCCGTCATTGTTAAATCTATAATTGACCTGGGCCATAACCTGAGCATGAAAGTAGTGGCTGAAGGGGTTGAAAATAAAGAGACAGCTGTGAAATTAAAAACTCTGGGGTGCGATATCCTCCAGGGATTTTATTTTGCCAAGCCAATGAACCATGACGACTTGATTCAATGGTTGGATGAAAACAGCAGTTCGGCCAGTCAGCTGCTTTAA
- a CDS encoding TetR/AcrR family transcriptional regulator has translation MKKIKKNDTDTGNKQDERSRLTTNRMLAQARCLFAEYGFAGVSAEQIVAAAGVTRGALYHHFNGKKGLFRAVLEQVQAEIEQRVKAAVDKAQDPMEMLIAGNDEFLAACLDPGLQRILLTDAPAVLGWEEWRMIDEDHVQGKYHAFLSRLMDDGVLRPLPVDALAHIISGAANEAAFWAARADNPEVALSQAQTAMAELIRSLKT, from the coding sequence ATGAAAAAAATTAAAAAAAACGATACTGACACCGGCAACAAACAGGATGAACGCAGCCGGTTAACCACCAACCGTATGCTTGCTCAAGCACGTTGCTTGTTTGCCGAATATGGCTTTGCAGGGGTATCCGCAGAGCAGATCGTAGCAGCCGCAGGAGTCACCCGTGGGGCTTTGTATCATCATTTTAACGGGAAAAAAGGACTGTTTCGTGCAGTACTGGAACAGGTGCAAGCTGAGATTGAGCAGCGAGTAAAGGCCGCAGTAGACAAGGCCCAGGATCCCATGGAGATGCTTATCGCCGGAAACGATGAATTTTTAGCGGCCTGTCTTGATCCAGGCCTGCAACGCATTTTACTCACTGATGCGCCCGCGGTGTTGGGTTGGGAGGAATGGCGGATGATTGATGAGGATCACGTGCAGGGTAAATACCATGCTTTTTTAAGCCGACTCATGGATGATGGCGTTCTTCGTCCGTTACCCGTTGATGCCCTGGCTCATATCATATCAGGTGCGGCCAATGAGGCGGCGTTCTGGGCGGCCCGGGCGGATAACCCGGAAGTTGCCCTATCCCAGGCTCAAACTGCCATGGCGGAATTAATTCGCTCTTTGAAAACTTAA
- a CDS encoding C45 family peptidase translates to MKKSVKMPLIKLSGTPADVGRGWGKSMADNIHQGLNRILSVVHDVHGTSRTEALSFAMKLWPAAKQFDPELEPFVRGLSKGAGMGLEEAWATRCGLELLFVNTGLAAMCTTLAGTGPATADGQSIMGQNFDWFSGTPIALVHITRSDGLRQLVLPLLGLGEYTLNSAGLGCCLNGVSAMQPRLEPKISMGAYLPRAMRQTDITKARRLLEQASRGIVAVTLADAQGGLLCVESTLDEYEVLKPSGGFLTRANNYRTSRFQAVDGCQMIFPDSQARTARMDELAAGLAGKLTPKTLGHALTDHQGYPNSICRHPDPAVPQGLQAESLGSFIMLPAQGTMLVAAGNPCTHEYVRYDV, encoded by the coding sequence ATGAAAAAGAGCGTAAAGATGCCGTTGATTAAGTTGTCGGGAACCCCGGCCGACGTGGGCCGGGGTTGGGGTAAATCCATGGCCGATAACATACACCAGGGCCTGAACCGGATACTGTCCGTGGTGCATGATGTACACGGAACATCGCGTACCGAGGCCCTGTCATTTGCAATGAAACTGTGGCCGGCTGCCAAACAGTTTGACCCGGAATTGGAACCCTTTGTACGCGGTCTGTCAAAGGGTGCCGGAATGGGTCTGGAAGAGGCGTGGGCAACACGATGCGGCCTGGAACTGCTTTTTGTGAACACCGGGTTGGCTGCCATGTGCACCACCCTGGCCGGTACCGGGCCGGCAACTGCCGACGGCCAATCCATCATGGGCCAGAATTTTGACTGGTTCTCGGGCACTCCGATTGCTCTTGTACATATTACCCGCAGTGATGGTTTGCGCCAATTGGTACTCCCGTTGCTGGGGTTAGGGGAGTATACCCTCAATTCAGCCGGTTTAGGATGCTGCCTCAATGGCGTTTCGGCTATGCAGCCCCGCCTGGAGCCAAAAATTTCCATGGGGGCCTATCTGCCGCGCGCCATGCGCCAGACCGACATAACCAAGGCTCGCCGTTTGCTTGAGCAGGCCAGCCGGGGCATCGTTGCCGTTACCTTGGCAGATGCACAAGGCGGTCTTCTGTGTGTTGAGAGTACTCTGGACGAGTACGAGGTCCTCAAACCCAGTGGCGGGTTTCTCACCCGAGCCAATAATTACAGGACATCACGCTTTCAGGCCGTGGACGGATGCCAAATGATATTTCCCGACAGCCAGGCACGAACCGCGCGCATGGACGAGTTGGCTGCAGGGCTGGCCGGTAAACTTACGCCCAAAACACTTGGCCATGCACTGACGGACCACCAGGGGTATCCCAACTCCATCTGCCGTCACCCGGACCCTGCCGTGCCACAGGGATTGCAAGCGGAATCACTTGGGTCCTTTATCATGCTGCCGGCCCAGGGGACCATGCTGGTGGCCGCAGGCAATCCCTGCACGCATGAATATGTGCGCTATGATGTCTGA
- a CDS encoding transglutaminase family protein translates to MKKYLQSTEFIDWENTDVQKQAQLLSKGLSTDEQIAKACFLFVRDEIKHSYDFQLNPLTAKASDVLKYKTGYCYAKSHLLAALLRACGIPAGLCYQRLTIANNKAPFCLHGLNAVYLQRHGWYRIDSRGNKSGVNAGFCPPTEQLAFSLATKGECNIQGIWPTPLPIVLNALKRNSTWVTMYENLPDIEVF, encoded by the coding sequence ATGAAAAAGTACCTGCAATCAACAGAATTTATTGACTGGGAAAATACGGATGTGCAAAAACAAGCACAGCTGCTATCTAAAGGGTTATCTACAGATGAACAAATTGCAAAAGCTTGCTTTTTATTTGTAAGAGATGAAATAAAACACAGTTACGATTTTCAACTCAACCCTCTCACCGCAAAAGCCTCAGATGTATTAAAATACAAAACAGGTTATTGTTATGCAAAAAGCCACTTATTGGCAGCTCTTTTAAGAGCCTGCGGCATTCCCGCAGGATTATGCTACCAACGCCTGACAATAGCGAACAATAAAGCACCGTTTTGTCTGCATGGTTTAAATGCTGTCTACCTGCAAAGGCATGGCTGGTATCGTATTGACAGCCGTGGCAATAAAAGCGGCGTTAACGCAGGATTTTGTCCGCCAACAGAGCAGTTAGCCTTTAGCCTTGCAACAAAAGGTGAATGCAATATTCAGGGTATATGGCCAACCCCGCTGCCAATTGTATTAAATGCGTTAAAGCGTAATTCCACATGGGTTACAATGTACGAAAATTTGCCGGATATAGAAGTATTTTAG
- a CDS encoding IS1 family transposase, protein MNNIKTPISKVASALRLRGEGLGLRATGRVLRSNKSTIALWENRFADQKATLLLYGFCHEFISLTFEGDELYTIVGKRTMPSESEGWTAVIMERASRFIVDQRCGKKDTSLFKSVMKTVCGYIDHTDDLSFFSDGERRYGNMLFELCSEVFQTGKKGRPPRVLPKGVKVRVKNKGAQKHKKGRKRPKYQAPQREHLDTDQNLKESEIHANHLEAQNAAIRRKNSTFRRKTNTYAKTVKGLQRTLDVHQIIHNYVRPHWTTREVPAVALGILAKPLSLEGILSMQRAA, encoded by the coding sequence ATGAATAATATTAAAACGCCAATCAGCAAGGTTGCATCTGCATTGAGACTTCGCGGTGAAGGCCTTGGGCTTCGAGCAACCGGCAGGGTATTGAGATCAAACAAAAGTACCATTGCACTATGGGAAAATAGATTTGCCGACCAGAAAGCCACATTGTTGCTATATGGTTTTTGTCATGAATTTATATCCCTGACATTTGAAGGAGATGAGCTCTACACCATTGTCGGTAAACGAACAATGCCATCGGAATCCGAAGGCTGGACAGCGGTCATTATGGAAAGAGCCAGTCGATTTATTGTCGACCAACGATGTGGGAAAAAAGATACATCATTATTCAAATCAGTTATGAAAACCGTATGCGGGTATATCGATCATACAGATGATTTATCGTTTTTTTCAGATGGTGAAAGACGATATGGTAATATGCTTTTCGAATTATGTTCCGAGGTTTTTCAAACCGGCAAAAAGGGGCGTCCTCCCAGAGTTCTTCCTAAAGGAGTCAAAGTTCGTGTTAAAAACAAAGGGGCTCAAAAACACAAAAAAGGCCGTAAACGCCCAAAATACCAAGCTCCACAGCGAGAACATCTTGATACGGATCAAAATTTAAAGGAATCCGAAATCCATGCCAACCACCTTGAGGCTCAAAACGCTGCAATCAGGCGAAAGAATAGTACTTTCAGGAGGAAAACAAACACTTATGCAAAAACGGTAAAGGGCTTACAAAGAACACTGGATGTTCATCAAATAATTCACAACTATGTCCGTCCGCATTGGACGACAAGAGAGGTCCCCGCTGTTGCTTTGGGAATATTAGCAAAACCGCTTTCTCTCGAAGGTATCTTATCCATGCAGAGAGCGGCATAA
- a CDS encoding GNAT family protein — translation MMQDRTKQQMDFGVYLSPITHNHIAHLISFSDDPELIDTMGWHPFRCNESERFIKTVEILTLPDSGDGDPITFSIIAHKKDVPIGYVTLKGIHNDKSKAEIGIAIMDGRYRSGGHGTEALKLVADYAFNTMNLSTIALTVFHSNTRAIKAYEKVGFKTVDILKKSWTMPNGEKIDMLLMALNKKRFCLQTKRLEG, via the coding sequence ATGATGCAAGATAGGACAAAACAACAAATGGATTTTGGCGTATATCTTTCGCCGATCACACATAATCATATTGCCCATCTCATAAGTTTTTCAGATGATCCTGAACTTATTGATACAATGGGATGGCATCCATTCCGATGTAATGAAAGTGAAAGATTTATTAAAACGGTAGAAATTCTTACATTACCTGATAGTGGTGATGGTGATCCAATAACATTTTCCATTATTGCTCATAAAAAGGATGTTCCAATAGGCTATGTCACCCTTAAAGGCATCCACAATGATAAATCAAAGGCAGAAATTGGTATAGCAATAATGGATGGGCGGTACCGCTCAGGGGGGCATGGAACTGAAGCGTTAAAGCTTGTAGCCGATTATGCATTTAATACCATGAATTTATCCACCATAGCTCTCACTGTCTTTCATTCAAATACAAGAGCGATTAAGGCTTATGAGAAGGTTGGTTTTAAGACAGTAGATATCCTGAAAAAGTCATGGACAATGCCAAACGGGGAAAAAATTGATATGTTGTTAATGGCGTTAAATAAAAAGAGATTTTGTTTGCAAACTAAACGGTTGGAGGGATAA
- a CDS encoding DUF2760 domain-containing protein, with the protein MNATKAYATKSFTVIVLFMLIIGGAVSAGIFFGLKKLAFIFAPGSDGIITIPGINATFTIQTLADLARFMETATTQYIAYISIFTVLVFFVLSLILWVLLKSSVGSLFKTLAFEPAGKKATGSGEGPKKKDFVEKRLEQERQKRLFLHFISVLQREGRLLDFFAEELSVYDDDQIGAAVRSIQEDCKKSVDKYLSLVPVIDKQEGDEVEVEPGFDPNAITLTGNVSGEPPFKGVLRHRGWKAAKNEVPKLSDVQDASIVAPAEVEVE; encoded by the coding sequence GTGAACGCAACAAAGGCATATGCGACTAAATCATTTACAGTTATTGTACTGTTTATGCTGATCATCGGCGGGGCGGTAAGTGCCGGGATTTTTTTTGGACTAAAGAAACTTGCATTTATCTTTGCACCAGGTTCTGACGGCATTATTACTATTCCGGGAATTAATGCGACATTTACCATTCAAACCCTGGCCGATCTGGCTCGTTTTATGGAGACGGCGACAACACAGTATATAGCCTATATTAGTATATTTACAGTCCTTGTTTTTTTCGTTTTAAGTCTTATTCTTTGGGTCCTTTTGAAATCAAGTGTGGGGTCTTTGTTTAAAACTCTTGCTTTTGAACCTGCCGGCAAAAAAGCGACTGGAAGTGGTGAAGGCCCAAAGAAAAAGGATTTTGTAGAGAAACGATTGGAACAGGAACGCCAAAAAAGACTTTTTCTGCATTTTATATCGGTGTTACAACGGGAAGGACGATTGCTGGATTTTTTTGCCGAAGAACTGTCTGTGTATGATGATGATCAAATTGGTGCTGCCGTTAGAAGCATACAGGAAGACTGCAAGAAAAGTGTAGATAAGTATCTGTCTTTGGTGCCGGTGATTGATAAGCAAGAAGGTGATGAGGTTGAAGTTGAACCGGGTTTTGACCCCAATGCCATTACATTAACGGGGAATGTTTCCGGTGAACCTCCCTTTAAAGGGGTGTTAAGACATCGGGGATGGAAAGCGGCAAAAAATGAGGTGCCTAAACTGTCTGATGTACAGGATGCCTCCATTGTTGCACCGGCAGAAGTAGAAGTTGAATAG